The Chanodichthys erythropterus isolate Z2021 chromosome 12, ASM2448905v1, whole genome shotgun sequence genome contains a region encoding:
- the si:ch211-93g23.2 gene encoding putative methyltransferase DDB_G0268948 yields MAQRHFEGKEHAESYQRHRVSPPMELIDEVLNFLRIRIKEELDLAVDVGCGSGQGTELLAPHFMTVVGTDISSAQLEIAEAKDHAANLCYRQSPAEELPFEDDVADLVTSMTAAHWFDHPRFLREADRILRPGGCLALLSYTMDFELEYGESTSKLNEICQEFYAALLPYRKAYIGSSSLQLYKMIYDLVSYDDKEWHECLKVRMMMPLSGFIGLVETFSSYQGFLEKDPVEAKKLSQTITDRLLEAMVASSPDTEVTVIVKYFYLLASKPQKS; encoded by the exons ATGGCTCAGAGACATTTTGAGGGAAAAGAACATGCTGAATCGTATCAGCGTCACCGTGTGTCTCCTCCTATGGAACTCATAGATGAAGTGCTGAACTTCCTTCGAATAAGA ATAAAGGAGGAGCTTGATCTGGCAGTGGATGTGGGCTGTGGATCAGGACAGGGCACTGAGCTACTGGCCCCTCACTTTATGACTGTGGTCGGGACAGATATCAGTTCAGCTCAACTGGAGATAGCCGAGGCTAAAGATCATGCTGCAAACTTGTGTTACAG ACAGAGTCCTGCAGAGGAGTTGCCCTTTGAGGACGATGTGGCCGACTTGGTTACATCCATGACAGCGGCTCACTGGTTTGACCATCCGCGCTTCCTGCGGGAGGCAGACAGGATTCTGAGGCCAGGAGGCTGCCTCGCTCTGCTCAGCTACACCATGGATTTTGAGCTGGAATATGGAGAAAGTACCTCGAAACTCAATGAAATCTGTCAAGAG TTCTACGCAGCCCTGCTCCCTTATCGGAAAGCTTATATAGGATCCAGTTCCCTCCAACTGTACAAGATGATCTATGACCTTGTTTCATACGATGATAAAGAGTG GCACGAATGTCTGAAGGTCCGGATGATGATGCCACTGTCAGGGTTCATTGGCTTGGTTGAAACTTTCTCTTCCTATCAAGGTTTTCTTGAGAAGGATCCTGTTGAGGCCAAGAAACTGTCTCAGACCATCACAGACAG gttGTTGGAAGCAATGGTGGCCTCGTCGCCTGACACAGAAGTAACAGTGATAGTGAAATACTTCTATTTATTAGCCTCTAAACCACAGAAATCCTAA
- the ube2f gene encoding NEDD8-conjugating enzyme UBE2F encodes MLTLASKLKREEGVRAGRTPAGSNDASHRVSIRDRLLIKEVAELEANLPSTCKVTFPDENKLHHFQLTISPDEGYYLGGKFQFEIEVPEAYNMVPPKVKCSTRIWHPNIAETGEICLSLLREHSIDGTGWAPTRTLKDVVWGLNSLFTDLLNFDDPLNIDAAEHHLRDKEDFRNKVQDFIKNYAR; translated from the exons ATGCTGACGTTAGCCAGTAAGTTGAAGAGGGAGGAGGGCGTGAGGGCCGGCCGGACCCCTGCAGGCTCCAACGATGCCTCTCATAGAGTGTCCATCAGAGATAGACTGCTCATCAAAG AGGTTGCAGAACTTGAGGCCAACCTGCCAA GTACCTGTAAAGTTACATTTCCTGATGAAAACAAACTCCATCACTTCCAGTTGACCATTTCTCCAg ATGAAGGCTATTACCTTGGTGGAAAGTTTCAGTTTGAGATTGAAGTTCCTGAAGCCTATAATATGGTG CCTCCTAAAGTCAAGTGCTCGACTAGAATATGGCACCCAAACATTGCAGAAACCGGTGAGATCTGCCTGAG TTTATTGCGAGAGCATTCTATTGATGGCACTGGATGGGCACCGACTCGCACGCTAAAG GATGTAGTATGGGGACTGAATTCACTCTTCACT GATCTTCTTAACTTTGATGACCCACTGAATATAGATGCAGCAGAGCATCATTTACGGGACAAG GAGGATTTCAGGAACAAAGTTCAGGACTTCATCAAAAACTATGCAAGATGA